In Helicoverpa zea isolate HzStark_Cry1AcR chromosome 3, ilHelZeax1.1, whole genome shotgun sequence, the following proteins share a genomic window:
- the LOC124646038 gene encoding centrosomin isoform X3 has translation MATLPRMHNSKQAAGISSPFSTSPRKLQEMALPPSEGHDVTTASGISMKQYEEQLNGLRKENFHLKLRIYFLEEKLGTGAPPAVQGLLEHNVRLQVEVEELRRQLTDKQELLAAAAEAIDVLEQQEPEKREPVDDTCAESESAGDYLAVTVNNEDLDELVKLRRENKKALQMIKGCMKKIQQQDKEIKKVKLDKELVYAHVSDSQLEKYEEILKCKDEHIKDLEGKVRDLQKHFEKNENMDAGNLQQLLTKRLQGLAYFLDKLLSHKCVLGEDKKKLAASILEQSLALPVGLELDESMAPEEFTMDESNLDISQSLRIEDLTMMFGHHVACSDDNRYSSHRKALMKHFPQADVISESECWSEPDRNVSLARVGLCDTGVGLRESSTDIGKVRSRRARISYGSRSEDNKPSSEALIEELNHYTKRNEQLEEENNDLNNKLEFSKEQINELLTENQELKQNIISQELSFTEANKTIDELRTKVTGLECRLKDVEQKLSESVQSIEKMRSERQELEATFMDTERSLKRAADEATVQASQAALERARAQHDRLRIERELEETREKLSNALEINSRLEIEVTRKMALEPNNKVAIVHDAHHSEEERPTSPDQGIDSDRLSSLEQNDPVALSPRSLYEENVTLKQKLARTKATLAETLMQLNAANMRKRSVQRAICREIHKTQGVLRKARDQFENQDPFK, from the exons ATGGCAACATTACCGAGAATGCATAACTCTAAACAGGCAGCTGGTATATCATCTCCTTTTAG TACCAGCCCACGGAAACTACAGGAAATGGCGTTACCCCCATCTGAAGGGCATG ATGTTACCACTGCAAGCGGTATTAGTATGAAACAATACGAAGAACAACTCAATGGCTTAAGAAAGGAAAATTTCCATTTGAAACTGAGGATATATTTTCTTGAAGAGAAGTTGGGTACCGGAGCTCCGCCAGCTGTACAA GGACTTTTGGAACACAATGTTCGCCTTCAAGTGGAAGTGGAAGAACTAAGACGACAGCTCACTGATAAACAAGAGCTTCTTGCTGCAGCTGCAGAAGCTATCGATGTTTTGGAACAGCAA GAACCTGAAAAGAGAGAGCCAGTCGATGATACGTGTGCGGAATCTGAATCCGCCGG gGATTATTTGGCTGTTACAGTAAATAATGAAGATTTG GATGAGCTCGTAAAATTACGTAGAGAAAACAAGAAGGCATTGCAGATGATCAAAGGATGTATGAAAAAAATTCAGCAACAAGACAAAGAAATTAAGAAAGTGAAATTA gatAAGGAATTGGTATATGCACACGTGAGTGACTCACAATTAGAGAAATACGAGGAAATCTTGAAGTGTAAAGATGAACATATTAAGGATTTGGAAGGCAAAGTCAGGGATTTGCAAAAACATTTtgagaaaaatgaaaatatggaCGCGGG aaatcTTCAACAGCTGCTTACTAAAAGGCTACAAGGATTGGCATATTTCTTGGATAAATTACTATCACACAA atGTGTGCTTGGAGAGGATAAGAAAAAATTGGCTGCGAGTATACTAGAACAAAGTCTTGCCTTGCCCGTAGGTCTAGAATTAGACGAATCTATGGCACCGGAGGAATTCACTATGGATGAAAGCAATTTGGATATATCACAATCGCTAAGAATTGAAGATCTTACTATGATGTTCGGACACCATGTAGCATGTAGTGATGATAACAGATATTCAAGCCACCGAAAGGCCCTAATGAAACATTTCCCTCAAGCAGATGTTATATCGGAGTCCGAATGCTGGTCAGAGCCAGATAGAAACGTGTCGCTGGCTCGGGTTGGTTTGTGCGATACAGGTGTCGGATTACGTGAATCTAGTACTGACATAGGTAAAGTTCGCTCTCGGCGTGCTCGTATATCGTATGGTTCTCGATCAGAAGACAATAAACCATCTAGTGAAGCATTGATTGAGGAACTGAATCACTACACCAAGAGAAATGAACAATTGGAGGAAGAAAACAAtgacttaaataataaactggAGTTTTCAAAAGAACAAATCAATGAACTGCTTACAGAAAATcaagaattaaaacaaaatataatttctcaAGAACTAAGTTTTACTGAAGCTAATAAAACCATAGATGAGTTAAGGACTAAAGTAACGGGCTTGGAATGCCGTCTCAAAGATGTTGAACAAAAGCTCTCAGAGTCTGTACAATCAATTGAAAAAATGCGTTCAGAAAGACAAGAGTTGGAAGCTACATTTATGGACACAGAACGTTCCCTAAAGCGTGCTGCTGACGAAGCCACCGTGCAAGCTTCACAAGCAGCTTTAGAAAGAGCTCGCGCCCAACATGACAGACTACGTATAGAAAGAGAACTAGAAGAAACACGCGAAAAGCTTTCTAATGCATTAGAAATAAATTCTCGGCTTGAAATAGAAGTAACACGCAAAATGGCTTTAGAGCCTAATAATAAAGTAGCTATTGTACACGACGCTCATCATTCTGAAGAAGAACGACCAACTTCACCAGATCAAGGCATCGACAGTGATAGGCTGTCGAGCTTAGAACAAAACGATCCAGTCGCACTCTCACCCc GCTCGTTATACGAAGAGAATGTCACATTAAAGCAGAAGCTCGCGAGGACCAAGGCCACTCTCGCTGAAACTCTGATGCAGTTAAATGCCGCTAATATGCGTAAGCGGAGTGTTCAGCGAGCTATTTGTAGAGAAATACACAAAACTCAAGGAGTACTGCGAAAAGCCCGTGATCAGTTTGAAAATCAAGACCCATTCAAATAG
- the LOC124646038 gene encoding centrosomin isoform X2 → MAELMPSEVGIITSPRKLQEMALPPSEGHDVTTASGISMKQYEEQLNGLRKENFHLKLRIYFLEEKLGTGAPPAVQGLLEHNVRLQVEVEELRRQLTDKQELLAAAAEAIDVLEQQGSISTDSVEISMNNSNIVKKEITSYDLEPEKREPVDDTCAESESAGDYLAVTVNNEDLDELVKLRRENKKALQMIKGCMKKIQQQDKEIKKVKLDKELVYAHVSDSQLEKYEEILKCKDEHIKDLEGKVRDLQKHFEKNENMDAGNLQQLLTKRLQGLAYFLDKLLSHKCVLGEDKKKLAASILEQSLALPVGLELDESMAPEEFTMDESNLDISQSLRIEDLTMMFGHHVACSDDNRYSSHRKALMKHFPQADVISESECWSEPDRNVSLARVGLCDTGVGLRESSTDIGKVRSRRARISYGSRSEDNKPSSEALIEELNHYTKRNEQLEEENNDLNNKLEFSKEQINELLTENQELKQNIISQELSFTEANKTIDELRTKVTGLECRLKDVEQKLSESVQSIEKMRSERQELEATFMDTERSLKRAADEATVQASQAALERARAQHDRLRIERELEETREKLSNALEINSRLEIEVTRKMALEPNNKVAIVHDAHHSEEERPTSPDQGIDSDRLSSLEQNDPVALSPRSLYEENVTLKQKLARTKATLAETLMQLNAANMRKRSVQRAICREIHKTQGVLRKARDQFENQDPFK, encoded by the exons ATGGCTGAATTAATGCCTTCGGAAGTTGGTATCAT TACCAGCCCACGGAAACTACAGGAAATGGCGTTACCCCCATCTGAAGGGCATG ATGTTACCACTGCAAGCGGTATTAGTATGAAACAATACGAAGAACAACTCAATGGCTTAAGAAAGGAAAATTTCCATTTGAAACTGAGGATATATTTTCTTGAAGAGAAGTTGGGTACCGGAGCTCCGCCAGCTGTACAA GGACTTTTGGAACACAATGTTCGCCTTCAAGTGGAAGTGGAAGAACTAAGACGACAGCTCACTGATAAACAAGAGCTTCTTGCTGCAGCTGCAGAAGCTATCGATGTTTTGGAACAGCAA GGTTCTATATCAACTGACAGTGTGGAAATATCTATGAATAACagcaatattgtaaaaaaagaaatcaCCTCATATGATCTG GAACCTGAAAAGAGAGAGCCAGTCGATGATACGTGTGCGGAATCTGAATCCGCCGG gGATTATTTGGCTGTTACAGTAAATAATGAAGATTTG GATGAGCTCGTAAAATTACGTAGAGAAAACAAGAAGGCATTGCAGATGATCAAAGGATGTATGAAAAAAATTCAGCAACAAGACAAAGAAATTAAGAAAGTGAAATTA gatAAGGAATTGGTATATGCACACGTGAGTGACTCACAATTAGAGAAATACGAGGAAATCTTGAAGTGTAAAGATGAACATATTAAGGATTTGGAAGGCAAAGTCAGGGATTTGCAAAAACATTTtgagaaaaatgaaaatatggaCGCGGG aaatcTTCAACAGCTGCTTACTAAAAGGCTACAAGGATTGGCATATTTCTTGGATAAATTACTATCACACAA atGTGTGCTTGGAGAGGATAAGAAAAAATTGGCTGCGAGTATACTAGAACAAAGTCTTGCCTTGCCCGTAGGTCTAGAATTAGACGAATCTATGGCACCGGAGGAATTCACTATGGATGAAAGCAATTTGGATATATCACAATCGCTAAGAATTGAAGATCTTACTATGATGTTCGGACACCATGTAGCATGTAGTGATGATAACAGATATTCAAGCCACCGAAAGGCCCTAATGAAACATTTCCCTCAAGCAGATGTTATATCGGAGTCCGAATGCTGGTCAGAGCCAGATAGAAACGTGTCGCTGGCTCGGGTTGGTTTGTGCGATACAGGTGTCGGATTACGTGAATCTAGTACTGACATAGGTAAAGTTCGCTCTCGGCGTGCTCGTATATCGTATGGTTCTCGATCAGAAGACAATAAACCATCTAGTGAAGCATTGATTGAGGAACTGAATCACTACACCAAGAGAAATGAACAATTGGAGGAAGAAAACAAtgacttaaataataaactggAGTTTTCAAAAGAACAAATCAATGAACTGCTTACAGAAAATcaagaattaaaacaaaatataatttctcaAGAACTAAGTTTTACTGAAGCTAATAAAACCATAGATGAGTTAAGGACTAAAGTAACGGGCTTGGAATGCCGTCTCAAAGATGTTGAACAAAAGCTCTCAGAGTCTGTACAATCAATTGAAAAAATGCGTTCAGAAAGACAAGAGTTGGAAGCTACATTTATGGACACAGAACGTTCCCTAAAGCGTGCTGCTGACGAAGCCACCGTGCAAGCTTCACAAGCAGCTTTAGAAAGAGCTCGCGCCCAACATGACAGACTACGTATAGAAAGAGAACTAGAAGAAACACGCGAAAAGCTTTCTAATGCATTAGAAATAAATTCTCGGCTTGAAATAGAAGTAACACGCAAAATGGCTTTAGAGCCTAATAATAAAGTAGCTATTGTACACGACGCTCATCATTCTGAAGAAGAACGACCAACTTCACCAGATCAAGGCATCGACAGTGATAGGCTGTCGAGCTTAGAACAAAACGATCCAGTCGCACTCTCACCCc GCTCGTTATACGAAGAGAATGTCACATTAAAGCAGAAGCTCGCGAGGACCAAGGCCACTCTCGCTGAAACTCTGATGCAGTTAAATGCCGCTAATATGCGTAAGCGGAGTGTTCAGCGAGCTATTTGTAGAGAAATACACAAAACTCAAGGAGTACTGCGAAAAGCCCGTGATCAGTTTGAAAATCAAGACCCATTCAAATAG
- the LOC124646038 gene encoding centrosomin isoform X1 → MATLPRMHNSKQAAGISSPFSTSPRKLQEMALPPSEGHDVTTASGISMKQYEEQLNGLRKENFHLKLRIYFLEEKLGTGAPPAVQGLLEHNVRLQVEVEELRRQLTDKQELLAAAAEAIDVLEQQGSISTDSVEISMNNSNIVKKEITSYDLEPEKREPVDDTCAESESAGDYLAVTVNNEDLDELVKLRRENKKALQMIKGCMKKIQQQDKEIKKVKLDKELVYAHVSDSQLEKYEEILKCKDEHIKDLEGKVRDLQKHFEKNENMDAGNLQQLLTKRLQGLAYFLDKLLSHKCVLGEDKKKLAASILEQSLALPVGLELDESMAPEEFTMDESNLDISQSLRIEDLTMMFGHHVACSDDNRYSSHRKALMKHFPQADVISESECWSEPDRNVSLARVGLCDTGVGLRESSTDIGKVRSRRARISYGSRSEDNKPSSEALIEELNHYTKRNEQLEEENNDLNNKLEFSKEQINELLTENQELKQNIISQELSFTEANKTIDELRTKVTGLECRLKDVEQKLSESVQSIEKMRSERQELEATFMDTERSLKRAADEATVQASQAALERARAQHDRLRIERELEETREKLSNALEINSRLEIEVTRKMALEPNNKVAIVHDAHHSEEERPTSPDQGIDSDRLSSLEQNDPVALSPRSLYEENVTLKQKLARTKATLAETLMQLNAANMRKRSVQRAICREIHKTQGVLRKARDQFENQDPFK, encoded by the exons ATGGCAACATTACCGAGAATGCATAACTCTAAACAGGCAGCTGGTATATCATCTCCTTTTAG TACCAGCCCACGGAAACTACAGGAAATGGCGTTACCCCCATCTGAAGGGCATG ATGTTACCACTGCAAGCGGTATTAGTATGAAACAATACGAAGAACAACTCAATGGCTTAAGAAAGGAAAATTTCCATTTGAAACTGAGGATATATTTTCTTGAAGAGAAGTTGGGTACCGGAGCTCCGCCAGCTGTACAA GGACTTTTGGAACACAATGTTCGCCTTCAAGTGGAAGTGGAAGAACTAAGACGACAGCTCACTGATAAACAAGAGCTTCTTGCTGCAGCTGCAGAAGCTATCGATGTTTTGGAACAGCAA GGTTCTATATCAACTGACAGTGTGGAAATATCTATGAATAACagcaatattgtaaaaaaagaaatcaCCTCATATGATCTG GAACCTGAAAAGAGAGAGCCAGTCGATGATACGTGTGCGGAATCTGAATCCGCCGG gGATTATTTGGCTGTTACAGTAAATAATGAAGATTTG GATGAGCTCGTAAAATTACGTAGAGAAAACAAGAAGGCATTGCAGATGATCAAAGGATGTATGAAAAAAATTCAGCAACAAGACAAAGAAATTAAGAAAGTGAAATTA gatAAGGAATTGGTATATGCACACGTGAGTGACTCACAATTAGAGAAATACGAGGAAATCTTGAAGTGTAAAGATGAACATATTAAGGATTTGGAAGGCAAAGTCAGGGATTTGCAAAAACATTTtgagaaaaatgaaaatatggaCGCGGG aaatcTTCAACAGCTGCTTACTAAAAGGCTACAAGGATTGGCATATTTCTTGGATAAATTACTATCACACAA atGTGTGCTTGGAGAGGATAAGAAAAAATTGGCTGCGAGTATACTAGAACAAAGTCTTGCCTTGCCCGTAGGTCTAGAATTAGACGAATCTATGGCACCGGAGGAATTCACTATGGATGAAAGCAATTTGGATATATCACAATCGCTAAGAATTGAAGATCTTACTATGATGTTCGGACACCATGTAGCATGTAGTGATGATAACAGATATTCAAGCCACCGAAAGGCCCTAATGAAACATTTCCCTCAAGCAGATGTTATATCGGAGTCCGAATGCTGGTCAGAGCCAGATAGAAACGTGTCGCTGGCTCGGGTTGGTTTGTGCGATACAGGTGTCGGATTACGTGAATCTAGTACTGACATAGGTAAAGTTCGCTCTCGGCGTGCTCGTATATCGTATGGTTCTCGATCAGAAGACAATAAACCATCTAGTGAAGCATTGATTGAGGAACTGAATCACTACACCAAGAGAAATGAACAATTGGAGGAAGAAAACAAtgacttaaataataaactggAGTTTTCAAAAGAACAAATCAATGAACTGCTTACAGAAAATcaagaattaaaacaaaatataatttctcaAGAACTAAGTTTTACTGAAGCTAATAAAACCATAGATGAGTTAAGGACTAAAGTAACGGGCTTGGAATGCCGTCTCAAAGATGTTGAACAAAAGCTCTCAGAGTCTGTACAATCAATTGAAAAAATGCGTTCAGAAAGACAAGAGTTGGAAGCTACATTTATGGACACAGAACGTTCCCTAAAGCGTGCTGCTGACGAAGCCACCGTGCAAGCTTCACAAGCAGCTTTAGAAAGAGCTCGCGCCCAACATGACAGACTACGTATAGAAAGAGAACTAGAAGAAACACGCGAAAAGCTTTCTAATGCATTAGAAATAAATTCTCGGCTTGAAATAGAAGTAACACGCAAAATGGCTTTAGAGCCTAATAATAAAGTAGCTATTGTACACGACGCTCATCATTCTGAAGAAGAACGACCAACTTCACCAGATCAAGGCATCGACAGTGATAGGCTGTCGAGCTTAGAACAAAACGATCCAGTCGCACTCTCACCCc GCTCGTTATACGAAGAGAATGTCACATTAAAGCAGAAGCTCGCGAGGACCAAGGCCACTCTCGCTGAAACTCTGATGCAGTTAAATGCCGCTAATATGCGTAAGCGGAGTGTTCAGCGAGCTATTTGTAGAGAAATACACAAAACTCAAGGAGTACTGCGAAAAGCCCGTGATCAGTTTGAAAATCAAGACCCATTCAAATAG
- the LOC124646098 gene encoding 28S ribosomal protein S18b, mitochondrial, translating to MALSFNLRSLVRKLVVSDFRTGVRFYADQQEESNDNQKEVDPTKDRSKIIPVETSIKYMQSKAYQQTYGDNAVWVLYRRNHKGGVAPRKTRKSCVRNGVISTGNPCPICRDEYLVLDHRNTQLLEQFVSEYTGQILDAYKTGLCQKKHKELLVAIERAWDQGYLTYDVPFREYDYSLYNKTSNSV from the exons ATGGCGCTCTCATTTAATCTTCGATCATTGGTTAGAAAATTAGTTGTGTCTGATTTTAGAACTGGTGTTCGCTTCTATGCAGATCAACAAGAAGAATCTAATGACAACCAAAAAGAGGTTGATCCCACGAAGGATAGATCCAAAATTATACCTGTCGAAACGAGTATAAAGTATATGCAGAGTAAGGCATACCAGCAAACGTACGGCGATAATGCAGTTTGGGTCTTGTACAGACGCAACCACAAGGGTGGTGTTGCTCCGCGAAAAACAAGAAAATCGTGTGTAAGAAATGGAGTGATATCTACCGGAAATCCTTGCCCTATTTGTCGAGATGAATATTTAGTCTTAGATCATAGGAATACACAACTCTTAGAACAGTTTGTCTCGGAATACACTGGACAG ATATTAGATGCCTACAAAACTGGCCTCTGCCAAAAGAAGCATAAAGAGTTACTAGTTGCAATTGAACGAGCCTGGGACCAGGGCTATCTCACTTATGATGTACCATTCAGGGAATATGATTATTCACTCTACAATAAAACATCCAACTCTGTTTAA